DNA sequence from the Verrucomicrobiia bacterium genome:
TCGTGTCTGTATGGTCATCATGCTCACGGCGGAGTATTGCCTTCGGTGGCGAAACTGATACCGTGAATGCCGAAACCGAGAAGCCGAGTCGCTCAACATCGGCAGATTGAAGATGTAGTTCAAGTTAGGGACTCCTCAGTAGTGTTTTTTAACATGACCAACGAACACCTGGATACCAGCCAAAAGGCGAGGCAGATCAACCTCGAAGCCAAGAGGTACGGGGCTTTCGCCGAGATTGGAGCGGGCCAGGAGGTCGCGCGTTGGTTCTTCCGGGTTGGCGGGGCTGCCAAGACCGTCGCCAAAACCATCTCAGCGTATGACATGGCGGTCAGCGACGCCATTTACGGGCCCACGGACCGGTATGTGAGCCGGCGCCGGCTCAAAGCGATGCTCGATTACGAGTACGATCTGCTCCTCGAGCGGCTTGGTGATAAACGCGGCGGCGCCAGTGCCTTTTTCGCATTCGCCGACACGGTGACGACACGCCGCGAGGGCGGCCACGGGTGGTTGGGCATTAAGTTCCAGGCGGAACCGGGGGCCGAGCCGTCCGAGATTTATATTCACCTGCGGATGCTGGATAAGGAGCATGTGCGGCAACAAGAGGCCCTGGGGGTCGTTGGAGTCAACCTGGCGTATGGGACTTTCTACTCGCACCCGCAGCCGGAGGCATTAATTCGCTCGCTATTGGATGACCTGACCTGGGAACGCGTTGAAGTGGATATGGTCCGCTTTGCCGGGCCAGCTTTTGGGGGTGTGGATAATCGGCTGATGGCGCTACAATTGGTCCGGGGAGGGCTCACGGAAGCTGCGATGTTCACCGCGCAGGGGGAAGCCATTCAATGGGCGGAAGCCCTTTACGACAAACCAGCGCTGGTCCTGCGCGGGAGCTTCCGGCCAGTGACCAAGGCCAGCATTGACGTGCTCGAACGCGGTCTCGAGAAGTTTGTTCAAGAGCCGGCACTCCGCGGCCAAGCACCGGTAGTCTTAATGGAGATGACCCTGCGCCACCTGATGTCCGGCGACGTGGTGGATACCGATGATTTTTTGCAACGCGCCGATACCCTGCGGGCATTGGGCCAAACGGTGCTGGTCTCGAATTTCCGCCGGTTTCATCGCCTGGCCTCCTACTTGTCCCGGTACACCAAGCGCCCCCTGGGCATTGCGCTGGGGGCCTCGAATCTCAAAGAAATTTTCGATGAGAGTTTTTACAACGAAAGCGAAGGGGGCCTGTTGGGCGGCCTGGGACAACTTTTCAAGAATCCAGCGCGCCTTTATGTCTATCCGCATTTGGACATTCCCTCGGGGCAGTTGATCACAGCGGATAATTATCCGGTGGCGCCCCATTTAAAACATTTGTATGCGCATCTGCTGGAAAACGGCTATATCCAGCAAATTCGCACATCGAACCCGGACTTGTTGCGCATCCGCCACCGCGAGGTGCTGGGGCGCATCCAGTCGGGCGAACCAGGTTGGGAGGAGTTGGTGCCGCCGGCAATTGTTGAGGCAATCAAGGCCCATCGGCTGTTCGGTTACCGGGGCGAAGCGCACTTAGCCCGGTAAGCCCTTCCAATCTTGGCGCAGCCGACGAAGACGGCCCCGGCTTCGACCACGAGGTTGGCGGCCTCAATGTTTCCAAACAAACGGCAAGCGGCGCGGAGCAGCACCGTGCCGGAGGCGCACAAGTTGGCCGCTAATTCGCCTGAAATGTCTGCGCCACCCAGCCGGAGTGGCTCGGGCCACCGGAAATGGTGGCCCGCAGGGATAATCAAACGGCCTGTGCTGAAGGCGCCTTTGATATTGGCGTTGGTGTGAATTTCCAGAGTGCGTTCGGCAACCAGTTTGCCAATAAGGCGGCCTTTGACCACCGCCTCGCCGACCCGCGAATCGGTGTTCAGGACATACCCTTTGTCCTCAATTACCAGCCGCCCGTAAGTCCGGAAATTCTTCGAGACGGTCTTGTTGACGACGTAATCGCGCAGGTCCACATGGCTGCTGCAACGTTTGCACATTGTGGATTCGGCCGCTAAAGGCACATCGAGTTCGGTGCCGCACTGAAAACAAAGAACGCTCCTAACCCGGATTACGGTCTGAACGGGTTTGGATGCCGGGCGGAGCGTCTCCTGGACGCGGAAATGCTCGTGGCATTTCTTGCAGAGGGTCGAGTAGGCCTCGCGTGGTTCACGCTGGCTATGGCCGCATTTAGGGCATGAGACCGCAATGGTGTCCTTGGTTACAGGCATCGTTGGCATGCGGTCTCAGGCAAAGGTTGAAGGATGAGGCTTGAAGCGAGTTCATCCTCATCCTTCAGGCTCATCCCTTCCCGCCTGGGCCTTCCTCAAAAGCCCTTGCGTTGGAGAATTAGAGGCCCGGGGCTTTGACCGGTGAATTGACCTTGGGGATATCTCCGCCGCGGGTTGGGGGCACAGCCGGAGAAACCTTGTTTGGATTGATTTCGCTCTTGCCGACGAAGGTGACTCCTTCTTCGATGACCAGCTTCGAGGCGCGAATGTCGCCAAACAGCTCGGTCTTGGCCTTGATATCGATTTTATCCTTGGCAATAACATTGCCGGTTATTTTGCCGCGCACGATGACCGAGCCGACGTCGATTGTTCCTTTGATGATAGCGTTATCCCCCAGGCTCAGAGTGCCTTCCGAAGCGATGTCGCCGTCCAGCTTCCCGTCAAAGGTCAGGTCACCGGAGAATTTCAGGGTGCCTTTGACCTCGACATCGGAGTTGAGAACGTTCTTGGACCCATTGTTGTTATTGGATGGAATGCTCATGTTGGTCGATATGATTGTTTGCTTTCGGAATTGAAGTTTAGCCATCCGGGGTTGGAAACCAGAGCGAAACCTCGCGGCCACTACCTAGGATTTTCCTAGCGCAGACGGGCCTCAGACCGTGGCTCGGGCATCATGCCCGAGTCCCCACCGGCGAGAGGCCCGTGCCACGGCCAGACCGGGTTCGATCCGCCAGGAATGGAACAAGAATCAAAATAAATCCGCTAACGCCGAAATGGCCATCGTGTTCAGCAGCGCCTTGGGCACGAAAGAACTTACCTCGACAAACTCGGGGAGCTTCGAACCGTCTGGCGTACGCTCCGAACAATGGTCGTTGTCGCCCCACGGGCCGAGGCCGTCGAGGGTGGGAACGACATCCCAGAGCAGATTGCCATCACTGAGGCCGCCGCGCTCCTCGAGGCCAACCGGCAATTTGAGTTGGCGCCCCGTCCGTTGCCAGAGGTCTATCAAACGGTCCGTAGCCGCATTGCGGGGCCAAGGGCGAGTTTCGCTGGTAATTTCCACTGAGACCGCGCAGGGATAGCCGTCGGCAGGACTGGCAATTGCGCCCGAGCCGGCGAGGGCTAAAACCTGGGTCTTGGCCTGTTCATAGGTTTCGGCTGAAAACGCGCGAAACTCTCCTTCGGCAACCGCTTCGTGTGGGACCCGGTTGAGCACGGTCCCGCCTAAGACTGTGCCGGCGTTGAAGGTGAGATCGCGGGCGTAGTTTGTCAGGGCAGCCAATTGCTGCAGCGTGAGGGCCAATTGCGTGATAGCGTTGGCGCCATGCTCGTGCTTTCCGCCAGCATGCGCGCCCCGGCCCCGGACGGTAATGCGCCATGTAGCGCGGCCCTTGCGCGCGGCCACGAGCATTCTGTTGGCGGCGGAGCGACCCTCGGCCTCGAAGACCAGCGCCGCCAGTGTCTTGTCGTTGAGGTTGCGGCAGCATAGGCCGCCAAAATCAGGCGCAAAGGTTTCCTCAGCCGCGTCCCAGAGGAGGTTCCAGGTGAGTTCATCGAATACCTGCGGCGCCTTGTTGCGCAAGGCCGAGAGCACCAGCCACATCATCACCGTGCCGCCTTTGATGTCATTGGTTCCCGGACCATAGATGCGGTCGCCTTCGTGCATCCAGCGAAAGCCGTTGGCGGCTTCTTCTTCGGGAGGAAAGACGGTATCGAGATGCGAAACCATCGCGATGTTCCGGGCTGAGCGGCCAGGCCGGGTGAGCACCAGGTGATCGCCATAGCGCGGGTTTGTTGCGGGGACGAATTGCGGCCTGAACCCGAGTGGCGCGAAGGATGTTGCTGTTAACCGGGCAAGTTGGTTCACGCCTTGGCGGTTTTCGGTAAAGCTGTTGATCGCGACCATCTCGCGGAGCATTTGCAATGCGGCAGGCATCTGGCTTTCGAGATAATGCTGGATAGCGCCTGGTTCTTGCATGGGCGCTGAGGGTGCAAAGAAAGCGGTGGCCGGTCAACTGCGCGGTAAGGGAGGGAGTTCTACATGCGTAAGTCTAAGGCGTAACGATTCAGTTTGAACAGGAGACAACAGAAAGCGGAGCGTGAACAGAAAGCCGACACTGTGTCTTGCACCCTTGTGGCTGGTCACTGGACGGTGAGGCGCCGTTTGTGCCTCTGTTGCCCACAAAAGTGCTTCAAAAATTCCGTTCTCTCCGTTTATTCCTGTTTCTTTCCGTTTCGTTCTGCATGTTTCCGGTTAAGCCGGAAACAATTAATTTAGGGACTACTCGCTTTCTTCTGAGGCGCTCCTGGTTTAGCCTCCCCGGCGCGCAAACGAATCGAACGCGGGCATCTATTTCAGAAGCTCTCCTCTTGGTTGTATTGGTCTCGGTCTGGGCCAGTTCAGCGCGCTGGACGAAAGCTTCGGCCTGAACATTGGGCGCACGCCATTTTCGACCGGTCATGAGCAGGCGGGTGAAATTGCAGAGCAACAAGCGGCCGGGGTTCAAGGGATTTACAGCGCGGCCTGATGCTGCCATGCAGAAATGAGAAAACAATATCACATGCGCCACTCAGAGCGCGGGTTGCTGGCGTGGGACGTTGATCGGTTGATCCGTCTTACCTCGGGGCAGGAGCCTATCGAGTTGCCTCTCCAGAATATCCGGGAACTCGACGAGGTTTTCTGGTTCTCTTCTAATGGCGCTCCTCCAACGTGCCGGCGAGTCGCGGAACACACCCTGTTGATTAACCAGACAAGTTTGGACCATCCGATTATCCTCGATCCCGAGGGGCGCGTTATGGATGGCATGCATCGGGTGTGCAAGGCCTTGATCGGTGGATGGAAGACTATCAAGGCCTTCCGTTTGTCAGCCATGCCGGAACCTGATTTCGTTGGAGTTCCAGCGGATCAGTTGCCATACGAAACCGTGTGAAACACAACCGAGAGCATCGATGCGGTGGTTCGGAAGGGCGTGGCGCCGTTCCTGAAGACATTTGGATTTCGACGGCGTGGCAATTTCTTTGCGCGACCATTTTTTCACGGCTGGCGACCGATTGAACGTCAGCGATGGCGCAAATCGCTGACCTGATCAATGAGGGCAGGGAAAGGGTTTCTAAAGCAAATGCTTTTGAATGTTATCTGGCCTAAAACCTGCTATTTCAAAGTGTCTATGGGCAGAGCGATATGAACCAGACCGAGAAACCTGCGCCTTCCAAGCGGTTTAGAGCACGACAGTGCGAGGTTTGGCGGCTGCTCGAAGTTCCCAACGGCTTGATGCGTAATGCGGCCTTGAGCATCGCGGAAGAACTTGAGGCTGAATTCGTCCACGCCTGGGGGCTTGTCAGCGACACCGATGGTGCGTCACTGGATATGAAAATGATGGCCGCAAGGAATTGCGACAACTTCCAGCATTGTTTTGATCACTGCACCTGCTATTACGAGGCCAAAAACAGGTCACACGTGGTTGTCACTCAGCCATATCGCGAGCCCGGTGAAGCGGTCGAATTGTTGCGGCAGGGCCTGGTCATCCCCGGGAAGGTGGAGCCTGAGATCATCGCGGCTCCCGAATGGGCATTCTATTATCCGTTTTACGCGACGTTGATCGTGGTGAAGTTCCCGCCCGGCTACGAGCGCATTTTGAAGGCGATTAATCGGTTGTGGTCGCCGACGGCGCAGTGGAGCCTGGACCGTAATTAATGACCCTCAGGGTCGCAAACGAAAGAACATCTGGGGGACCGATGCAGGAGTTGCCACACTGAATGTCCCGGCGGCCGCATTGGTGAGGAGCGTATAAGATACTGGGGAAAAGGGGACCGACAAATTGGTCGTGCCTTCCAATACTGCATTAGGCATCGCTATCGGCCATGAAAACTGCAGACCAGCGCCGTTCTGCCGGGAGACGGCGAGCCGAGGGATGATCTCGACAACGCCATTGAACGGAAGGCCAATAGGGTCGGCAGTCCGGTCGCTCCAATCGTTCCAGGAGCCAGGCTGGTTGAAATTCGGATAGTATATTACGACGTAACGCTCGATTCCTCCAGTGTTGTTCGGTTCACCCGAAGCCCGGTTTGTGTAGGTGAGCGGTTCGCCGCTCACCCAAGTGAAATCGAATGCCTGCGCCGCGTCGTTAAGCCCGACCCACAAGAGCCGCTGCTGTCCCCCATAGCTGCCAAACGTGTTGAAAATCCAGTCCTGCTCGGCTTGATCCCTGACCGTAGCCAAGTGGCCGCCGACTGATTCGGCCAGCGCCTCGGATTCTGTCCAATTCGCGTTGGTGAGAAGCAAATAATAATGGTTGTTCCCCGGGTTGAGCATCAACGCCGTTAGGACAAACGGGAAAGCCGGGATCACCTCGACGACGCCATTTAATGGCAGGCCGGAAGGGTCGTGCAACCGATTCGTCCAATCATTCCACTTTCCGGGCTGGTTGAAGTTTGGGTAGTACATCGCCACATACCTTTCAACCCCTCCGGCATTATTGGGCTCCCCTGCGGCCCAGTTCGAGTAGGTAAACGGTTCGCCGCTCAGCCACGTAAAATCGAAGGCCACGTTGGTGTCGTTGAGGCCAATCCATAGCAGGTGCTGATTGCCGCCGTAACTCCCAAAAGTATTGAGAATCCAATCCTGTTCGGCTTGATTACGGACCGTGGCAAGATTCCCGCCCATCAAGGCCGCTTCGGCCTCAGAGTCGGTCCAGACGGCATTTTTCAACAACAGGTACTCATGGTTGTTATTCGTGTTAAGGATTAGCGGGCTCAAAGGAACCGGAAGAGCTAT
Encoded proteins:
- a CDS encoding polymer-forming cytoskeletal protein, with the protein product MPTMPVTKDTIAVSCPKCGHSQREPREAYSTLCKKCHEHFRVQETLRPASKPVQTVIRVRSVLCFQCGTELDVPLAAESTMCKRCSSHVDLRDYVVNKTVSKNFRTYGRLVIEDKGYVLNTDSRVGEAVVKGRLIGKLVAERTLEIHTNANIKGAFSTGRLIIPAGHHFRWPEPLRLGGADISGELAANLCASGTVLLRAACRLFGNIEAANLVVEAGAVFVGCAKIGRAYRAKCASPR
- a CDS encoding M20/M25/M40 family metallo-hydrolase → MQEPGAIQHYLESQMPAALQMLREMVAINSFTENRQGVNQLARLTATSFAPLGFRPQFVPATNPRYGDHLVLTRPGRSARNIAMVSHLDTVFPPEEEAANGFRWMHEGDRIYGPGTNDIKGGTVMMWLVLSALRNKAPQVFDELTWNLLWDAAEETFAPDFGGLCCRNLNDKTLAALVFEAEGRSAANRMLVAARKGRATWRITVRGRGAHAGGKHEHGANAITQLALTLQQLAALTNYARDLTFNAGTVLGGTVLNRVPHEAVAEGEFRAFSAETYEQAKTQVLALAGSGAIASPADGYPCAVSVEITSETRPWPRNAATDRLIDLWQRTGRQLKLPVGLEERGGLSDGNLLWDVVPTLDGLGPWGDNDHCSERTPDGSKLPEFVEVSSFVPKALLNTMAISALADLF
- a CDS encoding TonB-dependent receptor; the protein is MTNEHLDTSQKARQINLEAKRYGAFAEIGAGQEVARWFFRVGGAAKTVAKTISAYDMAVSDAIYGPTDRYVSRRRLKAMLDYEYDLLLERLGDKRGGASAFFAFADTVTTRREGGHGWLGIKFQAEPGAEPSEIYIHLRMLDKEHVRQQEALGVVGVNLAYGTFYSHPQPEALIRSLLDDLTWERVEVDMVRFAGPAFGGVDNRLMALQLVRGGLTEAAMFTAQGEAIQWAEALYDKPALVLRGSFRPVTKASIDVLERGLEKFVQEPALRGQAPVVLMEMTLRHLMSGDVVDTDDFLQRADTLRALGQTVLVSNFRRFHRLASYLSRYTKRPLGIALGASNLKEIFDESFYNESEGGLLGGLGQLFKNPARLYVYPHLDIPSGQLITADNYPVAPHLKHLYAHLLENGYIQQIRTSNPDLLRIRHREVLGRIQSGEPGWEELVPPAIVEAIKAHRLFGYRGEAHLAR
- a CDS encoding polymer-forming cytoskeletal protein yields the protein MSIPSNNNNGSKNVLNSDVEVKGTLKFSGDLTFDGKLDGDIASEGTLSLGDNAIIKGTIDVGSVIVRGKITGNVIAKDKIDIKAKTELFGDIRASKLVIEEGVTFVGKSEINPNKVSPAVPPTRGGDIPKVNSPVKAPGL
- a CDS encoding C-type lectin domain-containing protein, which encodes MSPLILNTNNNHEYLLLKNAVWTDSEAEAALMGGNLATVRNQAEQDWILNTFGSYGGNQHLLWIGLNDTNVAFDFTWLSGEPFTYSNWAAGEPNNAGGVERYVAMYYPNFNQPGKWNDWTNRLHDPSGLPLNGVVEVIPAFPFVLTALMLNPGNNHYYLLLTNANWTESEALAESVGGHLATVRDQAEQDWIFNTFGSYGGQQRLLWVGLNDAAQAFDFTWVSGEPLTYTNRASGEPNNTGGIERYVVIYYPNFNQPGSWNDWSDRTADPIGLPFNGVVEIIPRLAVSRQNGAGLQFSWPIAMPNAVLEGTTNLSVPFSPVSYTLLTNAAAGTFSVATPASVPQMFFRLRP